One part of the Humulus lupulus chromosome 9, drHumLupu1.1, whole genome shotgun sequence genome encodes these proteins:
- the LOC133801901 gene encoding probable leucine-rich repeat receptor-like serine/threonine-protein kinase At3g14840 isoform X2, translated as MMNMASLLFMLFLAMTPFKCNAKSRIPPHDEVEAFKEIAKQLNKYVVRGFDDPCNNEYFRDEVVCDCSSSANDDDECHIQSLNFSGQNLNGKLPSSLWKLPYLKAVNLQRNFLSGSIPPEWASSKLESLDISVNNLSGPIPAELGNITNLTYLDMESNLFSETIPSELGKLVNLYHLNLNANNLTGQFPLSLTNLSELWTLRISSNYFTGRMPEFGNWKQLQRLEMEASGFSGPIPPSISTLTNLFELSITDLNGENSSDFPDLSKLTELSMLTMRSCNLRGNIPQYILNLGGLDILDLSFNKLEGPLPNFQKSPLHYIYLTSNLLSGPIPAWMNIIGDAPKYIDISYNNVSEISEPSTCQDHFNHFQSTSGHENSSTLSKCLAPCSKDYHSLHINCGGKETTIGGIKYEGDEESVGPANLFHNSANTWGFSNTGHFRNLEKEGPEYIVNNVSELRMNNSELYTTARISPLSLTYFARCLRNGNYTVKLHFAEIVFGNNRSYESVGRRVFDVYVQGKRELSDFNIKEEAKGVGKEFIKVINAVVVSHNTLEIRLQWTGKGTRNVPKPGKYGSLISAISIESVEGHLSKTKIIIGLVVAVSAGATLLAVVAFGLHRRKAKRKRTATNNDLIWSSTNLKRGDNQPELHCFELDSILMATNKFSITNKLGQGGFGPVYKGQLHGKEVAVKRLSSSSSQGYAEFRNEIILISKLQHRNLVKLIGCCIENEEKLLIYEFMLNKSLDTFIFDDRRREELDWAIRFNIIDGIARGLVYLHRDSSSRVIHRDLKASNILLDEKMTPKISDFGLARIFESTLDLANTHRVVGTIGYMSPEYAFRGIFSEKSDVFSYGVLLLEIISGKKNTSFKDEDQYQGLIAYSWQLWSEGRGIELVDEVLGESYNESEALKCIHIGLLCVQDFATDRPSMAQVASMLSNQIFDQPQPKQPVFTFQASSGSYDPSTQSGNRCSVNEATVSMVEPR; from the exons ATGATGAATATGGCTTCATTACTATTTATGCTCTTCTTGGCAATGACACCATTCAAATGCAATGCAAAATCTCGTATTCCTCCCCACGATGAAG TGGAAGCTTTTAAAGAAATAGCTAAGCAACTGAACAAGTATGTTGTCAGGGGCTTCGATGATCCTTGTAATAATGAATATTTCAGAGATGAAGTCGTCTGCGATTGCTCCTCCTCTGctaatgatgatgatgaatgCCATATCCAAAGCCT TAATTTTTCAGGACAGAATCTGAATGGCAAGCTTCCATCATCACTATGGAAGTTACCTTACCTTAAGGCAGT AAATCTACAACGGAACTTCCTCAGTGGTTCGATACCGCCAGAATGGGCTTCATCAAAGTTGGAATCGCT GGATATTAGTGTGAACAATTTATCAGGGCCAATCCCTGCCGAATTAGGAAACATAACCAATCTCACATATTT GGACATGGAGAGCAACTTGTTTTCTGAAACTATTCCTTCTGAGCTTGGGAAATTGGTAAACTTGTATCATTT GAATTTAAATGCAAACAATCTCACTGGACAGTTCCCTCTGTCTCTCACCAATCTCTCCGAGTTATGGACGCT TAGGATCAGTAGTAACTACTTCACAGGAAGGATGCCTGAGTTTGGCAATTGGAAACAACTTCAGAGATT AGAGATGGAAGCAAGTGGTTTCAGTGGCCCAATTCCTCCTAGTATTTCTACCTTGACAAACTTATTTGAATT AAGTATAACTGACCTAAATGGGGAGAACTCGTCAGATTTTCCCGACTTGAGTAAACTGACAGAACTTTCTATGTT GACAATGAGGAGCTGTAATTTAAGAGGAAATATCCCTCAATATATTCTTAATTTGGGAGGGCTAGATATCTT GGATCTTAGCTTTAATAAACTAGAAGGGCCACTTCCAAATTTTCAAAAATCTCCTTTGCATTATAT ATATTTAACAAGTAACTTGCTCAGTGGGCCTATTCCAGCATGGATGAACATAATCGGAGATGCACCCAA GTACATAGATATATCTTACAATAACGTTTCGGAGATATCTGAACCATCAACTTGTCAAGATCATTT cAATCACTTTCAAAGCACATCTGGTCATGAAAACAGCTC AACGCTCAGCAAGTGCTTGGCTCCATGTtcaaaag ATTATCATTCATTGCATATAAATTGTGGTGGAAAAGAAACTACCATTGGAGGCATAAAGTATGAAGGGGATGAGGAATCTGTAGGTCCTGCAAATTTATTCCATAACTCAGCCAACACTTGGGGATTTAGCAACACCGGtcatttcagaaatttggaaaaAGAAGGGCCAGAATATATAGTAAATAATGTATCTGAATTAAGAATGAACAACTCTGAGCTCTACACAACTGCACGCATCTCGCCTCTTTCGCTAACTTATTTTGCTCGTTGCTTAAGAAATGGAAATTACACCGTGAAACTACACTTTGCAGAGATAGTATTTGGAAACAACAGATCTTATGAGAGTGTTGGAAGACGAGTATTTGATGTTTATGTTCAG GGAAAACGGGAGTTGTCAGATTTCAACATTAAAgaggaagctaaaggagttgGTAAGGAATTTATCAAAGTAATTAACGCAGTTGTTGTGAGTCATAACACATTGGAGATCCGCCTCCAATGGACGGGGAAAGGGACGAGGAATGTTCCAAAGCCAGGAAAATATGGGTCTTTAATATCAGCTATCTCAATAGAATCTG TGGAAGGACATTTGAGTAAGACCAAAATCATTATCGGCCTTGTTGTAGCTGTTTCTGCTGGTGCAACATTATTAGCTGTTGTAGCCTTCGGTTTGCATAGACGAAAAGCTAAGAGAAAAA GAACTGCAACAAATAATGATTTGATTTGGTCAAGTACTAACTTGAAGAGAGGAGACAATCAACCTGAGCTTCATTGTTTTGAGTTGGATAGCATACTAATGGCCACAAACAAGTTTAGTATTACAAACAAACTTGGTCAAGGAGGATTTGGTCCTGTTTATAAG GGACAACTACATGGGAAGGAAGTTGCAGTGAAAAGATTGTCTAGCAGCTCATCACAAGGCTACGCAGAATTTAGGAATGAAATAATATTGATCTCCAAACTGCAACATAGAAATCTTGTTAAGCTCATTGGTTGTTGCATTGAAAATGAAGAGAAGTTATTAATATACGAGTTCATGCTCAACAAGAGCTTAGATACTTTTATTTTCG ATGATAGAAGAAGGGAAGAGCTTGATTGGGCCATACGGTTCAACATTATTGATGGCATTGCAAGAGGTCTTGTGTATCTCCATCGCGATTCCAGTTCAAGGGTGATACATCGAGATTTGAAGGCCAGTAATATTCTTTTGGATGAGAAGATGACTCCAAAAATTTCTGATTTTGGATTAGCAAGGATTTTTGAAAGCACTTTAGATCTAGCAAATACTCATAGGGTGGTAGGAACAAT CGGCTATATGTCTCCAGAGTATGCATTCAGAGGAATCTTTTCGGAAAAATCTGATGTGTTTAGCTATGGCGTGTTACTACTAGAGATAATAAGTGGGAAAAAGAATACTAGCTTCAAGGATGAGGATCAATACCAAGGCCTTATTGCATAT TCATGGCAGCTATGGAGTGAAGGCAGAGGAATAGAGTTGGTGGATGAAGTATTAGGCGAGTCATATAATGAATCAGAGGCATTGAAATGCATACACATTGGGCTTCTGTGCGTTCAAGACTTTGCCACAGATAGACCTTCCATGGCTCAAGTAGCTTCCATGTTAAGTAACCAAATATTTGATCAACCTCAACCCAAACAACCTGTTTTTACTTTTCAAGCCAGCAGTGGTAGTTATGATCCTTCCACACAAAGTGGTAATAGATGCTCTGTCAATGAGGCCACTGTATCAATGGTTGAACCAcgataa
- the LOC133801901 gene encoding probable leucine-rich repeat receptor-like serine/threonine-protein kinase At3g14840 isoform X1 has product MMNMASLQSECVTVLLLLMLFLALTPFKCNAQSRILPHDEVEAFKEIAKQLNKYVDGNFDDLCNRTYSNEVICDCSSSANNECHIQSFNFSGQNLDGKLPSSLWKLPYLTAVYLQRNFLSGSIPPEWASTNLQRLDISVNNLSGPIPAELGNITNLTYLDMESNLFSETIPSELGKLVNLYHLNLNANNLTGQFPLSLTNLSELWTLRISSNYFTGRMPEFGNWKQLQRLEMEASGFSGPIPPSISTLTNLFELSITDLNGENSSDFPDLSKLTELSMLTMRSCNLRGNIPQYILNLGGLDILDLSFNKLEGPLPNFQKSPLHYIYLTSNLLSGPIPAWMNIIGDAPKYIDISYNNVSEISEPSTCQDHFNHFQSTSGHENSSTLSKCLAPCSKDYHSLHINCGGKETTIGGIKYEGDEESVGPANLFHNSANTWGFSNTGHFRNLEKEGPEYIVNNVSELRMNNSELYTTARISPLSLTYFARCLRNGNYTVKLHFAEIVFGNNRSYESVGRRVFDVYVQGKRELSDFNIKEEAKGVGKEFIKVINAVVVSHNTLEIRLQWTGKGTRNVPKPGKYGSLISAISIESVEGHLSKTKIIIGLVVAVSAGATLLAVVAFGLHRRKAKRKRTATNNDLIWSSTNLKRGDNQPELHCFELDSILMATNKFSITNKLGQGGFGPVYKGQLHGKEVAVKRLSSSSSQGYAEFRNEIILISKLQHRNLVKLIGCCIENEEKLLIYEFMLNKSLDTFIFDDRRREELDWAIRFNIIDGIARGLVYLHRDSSSRVIHRDLKASNILLDEKMTPKISDFGLARIFESTLDLANTHRVVGTIGYMSPEYAFRGIFSEKSDVFSYGVLLLEIISGKKNTSFKDEDQYQGLIAYSWQLWSEGRGIELVDEVLGESYNESEALKCIHIGLLCVQDFATDRPSMAQVASMLSNQIFDQPQPKQPVFTFQASSGSYDPSTQSGNRCSVNEATVSMVEPR; this is encoded by the exons ATGATGAATATGGCTTCATTGCAATCAGAATGCGTTACTGTACTATTACTATTAATGCTCTTCTTGGCACTCACACCATTCAAATGCAATGCCCAATCTCGTATTCTTCCCCACGATGAAG TGGAAGCTTTTAAAGAAATAGCTAAGCAACTGAACAAGTATGTTGACGGGAACTTCGATGACCTTTGTAATCGCACATACAGTAATGAAGTCATCTGCGATTGCTCCAGCTCTGCTAATAATGAATGCCATATCCAAAGCTT TAATTTTTCAGGACAGAATCTGGATGGCAAGCTTCCATCATCACTATGGAAGCTACCTTACCTTACGGCAGT ATATCTACAACGGAACTTCCTCAGTGGTTCGATACCGCCAGAATGGGCTTCAACAAACTTGCAACGGCT GGATATTAGTGTGAACAATTTATCAGGGCCAATCCCTGCCGAATTAGGAAACATAACCAATCTCACATATTT GGACATGGAGAGCAACTTGTTTTCTGAAACTATTCCTTCTGAGCTTGGGAAATTGGTAAACTTGTATCATTT GAATTTAAATGCAAACAATCTCACTGGACAGTTCCCTCTGTCTCTCACCAATCTCTCCGAGTTATGGACGCT TAGGATCAGTAGTAACTACTTCACAGGAAGGATGCCTGAGTTTGGCAATTGGAAACAACTTCAGAGATT AGAGATGGAAGCAAGTGGTTTCAGTGGCCCAATTCCTCCTAGTATTTCTACCTTGACAAACTTATTTGAATT AAGTATAACTGACCTAAATGGGGAGAACTCGTCAGATTTTCCCGACTTGAGTAAACTGACAGAACTTTCTATGTT GACAATGAGGAGCTGTAATTTAAGAGGAAATATCCCTCAATATATTCTTAATTTGGGAGGGCTAGATATCTT GGATCTTAGCTTTAATAAACTAGAAGGGCCACTTCCAAATTTTCAAAAATCTCCTTTGCATTATAT ATATTTAACAAGTAACTTGCTCAGTGGGCCTATTCCAGCATGGATGAACATAATCGGAGATGCACCCAA GTACATAGATATATCTTACAATAACGTTTCGGAGATATCTGAACCATCAACTTGTCAAGATCATTT cAATCACTTTCAAAGCACATCTGGTCATGAAAACAGCTC AACGCTCAGCAAGTGCTTGGCTCCATGTtcaaaag ATTATCATTCATTGCATATAAATTGTGGTGGAAAAGAAACTACCATTGGAGGCATAAAGTATGAAGGGGATGAGGAATCTGTAGGTCCTGCAAATTTATTCCATAACTCAGCCAACACTTGGGGATTTAGCAACACCGGtcatttcagaaatttggaaaaAGAAGGGCCAGAATATATAGTAAATAATGTATCTGAATTAAGAATGAACAACTCTGAGCTCTACACAACTGCACGCATCTCGCCTCTTTCGCTAACTTATTTTGCTCGTTGCTTAAGAAATGGAAATTACACCGTGAAACTACACTTTGCAGAGATAGTATTTGGAAACAACAGATCTTATGAGAGTGTTGGAAGACGAGTATTTGATGTTTATGTTCAG GGAAAACGGGAGTTGTCAGATTTCAACATTAAAgaggaagctaaaggagttgGTAAGGAATTTATCAAAGTAATTAACGCAGTTGTTGTGAGTCATAACACATTGGAGATCCGCCTCCAATGGACGGGGAAAGGGACGAGGAATGTTCCAAAGCCAGGAAAATATGGGTCTTTAATATCAGCTATCTCAATAGAATCTG TGGAAGGACATTTGAGTAAGACCAAAATCATTATCGGCCTTGTTGTAGCTGTTTCTGCTGGTGCAACATTATTAGCTGTTGTAGCCTTCGGTTTGCATAGACGAAAAGCTAAGAGAAAAA GAACTGCAACAAATAATGATTTGATTTGGTCAAGTACTAACTTGAAGAGAGGAGACAATCAACCTGAGCTTCATTGTTTTGAGTTGGATAGCATACTAATGGCCACAAACAAGTTTAGTATTACAAACAAACTTGGTCAAGGAGGATTTGGTCCTGTTTATAAG GGACAACTACATGGGAAGGAAGTTGCAGTGAAAAGATTGTCTAGCAGCTCATCACAAGGCTACGCAGAATTTAGGAATGAAATAATATTGATCTCCAAACTGCAACATAGAAATCTTGTTAAGCTCATTGGTTGTTGCATTGAAAATGAAGAGAAGTTATTAATATACGAGTTCATGCTCAACAAGAGCTTAGATACTTTTATTTTCG ATGATAGAAGAAGGGAAGAGCTTGATTGGGCCATACGGTTCAACATTATTGATGGCATTGCAAGAGGTCTTGTGTATCTCCATCGCGATTCCAGTTCAAGGGTGATACATCGAGATTTGAAGGCCAGTAATATTCTTTTGGATGAGAAGATGACTCCAAAAATTTCTGATTTTGGATTAGCAAGGATTTTTGAAAGCACTTTAGATCTAGCAAATACTCATAGGGTGGTAGGAACAAT CGGCTATATGTCTCCAGAGTATGCATTCAGAGGAATCTTTTCGGAAAAATCTGATGTGTTTAGCTATGGCGTGTTACTACTAGAGATAATAAGTGGGAAAAAGAATACTAGCTTCAAGGATGAGGATCAATACCAAGGCCTTATTGCATAT TCATGGCAGCTATGGAGTGAAGGCAGAGGAATAGAGTTGGTGGATGAAGTATTAGGCGAGTCATATAATGAATCAGAGGCATTGAAATGCATACACATTGGGCTTCTGTGCGTTCAAGACTTTGCCACAGATAGACCTTCCATGGCTCAAGTAGCTTCCATGTTAAGTAACCAAATATTTGATCAACCTCAACCCAAACAACCTGTTTTTACTTTTCAAGCCAGCAGTGGTAGTTATGATCCTTCCACACAAAGTGGTAATAGATGCTCTGTCAATGAGGCCACTGTATCAATGGTTGAACCAcgataa
- the LOC133801905 gene encoding G-type lectin S-receptor-like serine/threonine-protein kinase At1g61370: MFGNLQRQLHGKEVAVKRLSSSSSQGYEEFRNEIILISKLQHRNLVKLIGCCIENEEKLLIYEFMLNKSLDTFIFDDRRREELDWAIRFNIIDGIARGLVYLHRDSSSRVIHRDLKASNILLDEKMTPKISDFGLARIFEGTLDLANTHRVVGTIGYMSPEYAFRGIFSEKSDVFSYGVLLLEIISGKKNTSFKDEDQYQGLIAYSWQLWSEGRGIELVDEALGESYNESEALKCIHIGLLCVQDFATDRPSMAQVASMLSNQIFHQPQPKQPVFTFQASSGSCDPSTQSGNRCSVNEVTLSMVEPR, translated from the exons ATGTTTGGAAATTTACAAAGACAACTACATGGGAAGGAAGTTGCAGTGAAAAGACTGTCTAGCAGCTCATCACAAGGCTACGAAGAATTTAGGAATGAAATAATATTGATCTCCAAACTGCAACATAGAAATCTTGTTAAGCTCATTGGTTGTTGCATTGAAAATGAAGAGAAGTTATTAATATACGAGTTCATGCTCAACAAGAGCCTAGATACTTTTATTTTCG ATGATAGAAGAAGGGAAGAGCTTGATTGGGCCATACGGTTCAACATTATTGATGGCATTGCGAGAGGTCTTGTGTATCTCCATCGCGATTCCAGTTCAAGGGTGATACATCGAGATTTGAAGGCCAGTAATATTCTATTGGATGAGAAGATGACTCCAAAAATTTCTGATTTTGGATTAGCAAGGATTTTTGAAGGCACTTTAGATCTAGCAAATACTCATAGGGTGGTAGGAACAAT CGGCTATATGTCTCCAGAGTATGCATTCAGAGGAATCTTTTCCGAAAAATCTGATGTGTTTAGCTATGGCGTGTTACTACTAGAGATAATAAGCGGGAAAAAGAATACTAGCTTCAAGGATGAGGATCAATACCAAGGCCTTATTGCATAT TCATGGCAGCTATGGAGTGAAGGCAGAGGAATAGAGTTGGTGGATGAAGCATTAGGTGAGTCATATAATGAATCAGAGGCATTGAAATGCATACACATTGGGCTTCTGTGCGTTCAAGACTTTGCCACAGATAGACCTTCCATGGCTCAAGTGGCTTCCATGTTAAGTAACCAAATATTTCATCAACCTCAACCCAAACAACCTGTCTTTACTTTTCAAGCCAGCAGTGGTAGTTGTGATCCTTCCACACAAAGTGGTAATAGATGCTCTGTCAATGAGGTCACCCTATCAATGGTTGAACCAcgataa
- the LOC133801903 gene encoding probable leucine-rich repeat receptor-like serine/threonine-protein kinase At3g14840 isoform X1 → MSCNCSIIHLSDFLFLYSISLGFKYLIFSEFNRHLRSLFCRDLSFNKLEGPLPNFQKSPLRYIYLTSNLLSGPIPAWMNIYRAKNIDISYNNFSEISEPSTCQDHFNHFQSTSGHENSSTLSKCLAPCSKDYYSLHIHCGGKETTIGGIKYEEDEKIVGPANLFHNSTNTWGFSNTGHFRNLEKEGTEYIVNNVSKLRMNSELYKTARISPLSLTYFARCLRNGSYTVKLHFAEIVFRNDRSYESVGRRVFDVYVQGKRVLPDFNIKEEAKGVDKEFIKVINKVVVSHNTLEIRLQWTGKGTRNVPKQGKYGSLISAISIVSGEEHLSKNKIIIGLVVAVSAGATLLAVVAFGLHRRKAKRKRTATNNDLIWTSTNLKRGDDQPELHFFDLDSILMATNKFSITNKLGQGGFGPVYKVIWFSTVYIESNTLQ, encoded by the exons ATGTCTTGTAATTGTTCGATTATTCACTTGTCAGATTTTCTATTCCTGTATAGCATTTCCTTGGGATTTAAATACTTAATCTTTAGCGAATTTAACAGACATCTAAGATCTTTATTTTGCAGGGATCTTAGCTTTAATAAACTAGAAGGGCCACTTCCAAATTTTCAAAAATCTCCTTTGCGTTATAT ATATTTAACAAGTAACTTACTCAGTGGGCCTATTCCAGCGTGGATGAACATATACAGAGCCAA GAACATAGATATATCTTACAATAACTTTTCGGAGATATCTGAACCATCAACTTGTCAAGATCATTT CAATCACTTTCAGAGCACATCTGGTCATGAAAACAGCTC AACGCTCAGCAAGTGTTTGGCTCCATGTTCAAAAG ATTATTATTCATTGCATATACATTGTGGTGGAAAAGAAACTACCATTGGAGGCATAAAGTATGAAGAGGATGAGAAAATTGTAGGTCCTGCAAATTTATTCCATAACTCAACCAACACTTGGGGATTTAGCAACACCGGtcatttcagaaatttggaaaaAGAAGGGACAGAATATATAGTAAATAATGTATCTAAATTAAGAATGAACTCTGAGCTTTACAAAACTGCACGCATTTCGCCTCTTTCGCTAACTTATTTTGCTCGTTGCTTAAGAAATGGAAGTTACACTGTGAAACTACATTTTGCAGAGATAGTATTTAGAAACGACAGATCTTATGAGAGTGTTGGAAGACGAGTATTTGATGTTTATGTTCAG GGAAAACGGGTGTTGCCAGATTTCAACATTAAAgaggaagctaaaggagttgATAAGGAGTTTATCAAAGTAATTAACAAAGTTGTTGTGAGTCATAACACATTGGAGATCCGCCTCCAATGGACGGGGAAAGGGACAAGGAATGTTCCAAAGCAAGGAAAATATGGGTCTTTAATATCAGCTATCTCAATTGTATCTG GGGAAGAACATTTGAGTAAGAACAAAATCATTATCGGCCTTGTTGTAGCTGTTTCTGCTGGTGCAACATTATTAGCTGTTGTAGCCTTCGGTTTGCATAGACGAAAAGCTAAGAGAAAAA GAACTGCAACAAATAATGATTTGATTTGGACAAGTACTAACTTGAAGAGAGGAGACGATCAACCTGAGcttcatttttttgacttggatAGCATACTAATGGCCACAAACAAGTTTAGTATTACAAACAAACTTGGTCAAGGAGGATTTGGTCCTGTTTATAAGGTCATTTGGTTTTCAACAGTTTACATAGAATCTAATACACTACAATAA
- the LOC133801903 gene encoding probable leucine-rich repeat receptor-like serine/threonine-protein kinase At3g14840 isoform X2: protein MSCNCSIIHLDLSFNKLEGPLPNFQKSPLRYIYLTSNLLSGPIPAWMNIYRAKNIDISYNNFSEISEPSTCQDHFNHFQSTSGHENSSTLSKCLAPCSKDYYSLHIHCGGKETTIGGIKYEEDEKIVGPANLFHNSTNTWGFSNTGHFRNLEKEGTEYIVNNVSKLRMNSELYKTARISPLSLTYFARCLRNGSYTVKLHFAEIVFRNDRSYESVGRRVFDVYVQGKRVLPDFNIKEEAKGVDKEFIKVINKVVVSHNTLEIRLQWTGKGTRNVPKQGKYGSLISAISIVSGEEHLSKNKIIIGLVVAVSAGATLLAVVAFGLHRRKAKRKRTATNNDLIWTSTNLKRGDDQPELHFFDLDSILMATNKFSITNKLGQGGFGPVYKVIWFSTVYIESNTLQ, encoded by the exons ATGTCTTGTAATTGTTCGATTATTCACTT GGATCTTAGCTTTAATAAACTAGAAGGGCCACTTCCAAATTTTCAAAAATCTCCTTTGCGTTATAT ATATTTAACAAGTAACTTACTCAGTGGGCCTATTCCAGCGTGGATGAACATATACAGAGCCAA GAACATAGATATATCTTACAATAACTTTTCGGAGATATCTGAACCATCAACTTGTCAAGATCATTT CAATCACTTTCAGAGCACATCTGGTCATGAAAACAGCTC AACGCTCAGCAAGTGTTTGGCTCCATGTTCAAAAG ATTATTATTCATTGCATATACATTGTGGTGGAAAAGAAACTACCATTGGAGGCATAAAGTATGAAGAGGATGAGAAAATTGTAGGTCCTGCAAATTTATTCCATAACTCAACCAACACTTGGGGATTTAGCAACACCGGtcatttcagaaatttggaaaaAGAAGGGACAGAATATATAGTAAATAATGTATCTAAATTAAGAATGAACTCTGAGCTTTACAAAACTGCACGCATTTCGCCTCTTTCGCTAACTTATTTTGCTCGTTGCTTAAGAAATGGAAGTTACACTGTGAAACTACATTTTGCAGAGATAGTATTTAGAAACGACAGATCTTATGAGAGTGTTGGAAGACGAGTATTTGATGTTTATGTTCAG GGAAAACGGGTGTTGCCAGATTTCAACATTAAAgaggaagctaaaggagttgATAAGGAGTTTATCAAAGTAATTAACAAAGTTGTTGTGAGTCATAACACATTGGAGATCCGCCTCCAATGGACGGGGAAAGGGACAAGGAATGTTCCAAAGCAAGGAAAATATGGGTCTTTAATATCAGCTATCTCAATTGTATCTG GGGAAGAACATTTGAGTAAGAACAAAATCATTATCGGCCTTGTTGTAGCTGTTTCTGCTGGTGCAACATTATTAGCTGTTGTAGCCTTCGGTTTGCATAGACGAAAAGCTAAGAGAAAAA GAACTGCAACAAATAATGATTTGATTTGGACAAGTACTAACTTGAAGAGAGGAGACGATCAACCTGAGcttcatttttttgacttggatAGCATACTAATGGCCACAAACAAGTTTAGTATTACAAACAAACTTGGTCAAGGAGGATTTGGTCCTGTTTATAAGGTCATTTGGTTTTCAACAGTTTACATAGAATCTAATACACTACAATAA